The following proteins are encoded in a genomic region of Populus trichocarpa isolate Nisqually-1 chromosome 13, P.trichocarpa_v4.1, whole genome shotgun sequence:
- the LOC7473908 gene encoding probable serine/threonine-protein kinase At1g54610 produces the protein MGCVLGREVSSGIVSESKGVKKLRVESNRKIEDVSVTKTDTTSSVVEIKNEETQGEKVDGDKKPKGERRWSRPNSKPSNLPKQTRGEQVAAGWPPWLSAVCGEALNGWIPRRADTFEKIDKIGSGTYSNVYKARDLLTGKVVALKKVRFDNLEPESVKFMAREILILRRLDHPNVVKLEGLVTSRMSCSLYLVFEYMVHDLAGLAASPAVKFTEPQVKCYMHQLLSGLEHCHNRGVLHRDIKGSNLLIDNEGILRIADFGLASFFDPNHKLPMTSRVVTLWYRPPELLLGATDYGVGIDLWSAGCILAELLAGKPIMPGRTEVEQLHKIYKLCGSPSDEYWKKSKLPNATLFKPREPYKRCIRETFKDFSPSSLPLIETLLAIDPAERQTATAALKSEFFTTEPYACEPSSLPKYPPSKEMDAKRRDDEARRLRTASKAQGDAAKKPRTRERHARGMPASDANAELPSNIDRRRLINHANAKSKSEKFPPPHQDGALGYPLGSSHHIDPALVPPDVPFSTTSFTYLKESIQTWSGPLVDPAGVGAPRRKKKNAGDTRELSKLPTGKNKSRDTQLKGKKSMA, from the exons ATGGGGTGTGTTCTTGGGAGAGAGGTATCTTCAGGCATAGTTTCTGAGTCTAAAGGGGTTAAGAAACTACGTGTTGAATCCAATAGGAAAATAGAAGATGTTTCGGTGACAAAGACTGATACTACTAGTAGTGTTGTTGAGATTAAAAATGAGGAAACTCAGGGGGAGAAAGTTGATGGGGATAAAAAACCTAAGGGAGAGAGGAGGTGGTCAAGGCCAAACTCGAAGCCAAGTAACCTGCCTAAACAAACACGTGGCGAGCAGGTTGCTGCTGGATGGCCACCCTGGCTGTCGGCAGTTTGTGGGGAGGCACTAAATGGATGGATTCCACGGAGGGCAGACACTTTTGAGAAGATTGATAAG ATTGGATCAGGAACATATAGCAATGTGTACAAAGCTAGAGATCTATTGACGGGCAAAGTTGTTGCCCTTAAAAAGGTTCGTTTTGATAATTTGGAACCAGAGAGTGTGAAGTTCATGGCTAGAGAGATCCTCATTTTGCGAAGATTGGATCATCCTAATGTTGTAAAGTTGGAAGGGTTAGTTACTTCCAGGATGTCATGTAGTTTGTACCTAGTATTTGAGTACATGGTGCACGATTTAGCTGGACTTGCTGCCAGCCCTGCAGTAAAATTTACTGAGCCACAG GTTAAATGTTACATGCATCAGCTATTATCTGGACTTGAGCATTGTCACAATCGTGGCGTGCTTCATCGTGACATCAAGGGATCGAATCTTTTGATTGACAATGAAGGAATACTCAGGATTGCGGATTTTGGATTGGCGTCTTTCTTTGATCCTAATCACAAGCTTCCAATGACAAGTCGGGTTGTTACTTTGTGGTATCGGCCTCCTGAGCTTCTCCTTGGGGCTACTGACTATGGCGTTGGTATTGACCTGTGGAGTGCAGGCTGTATATTGGCTGAGCTACTGGCTGGGAAGCCCATCATGCCTGGTCGTACTGAG GTAGAGCAACTACATAAGATATACAAGCTATGTGGTTCACCATCAGATGAATACtggaaaaaatcaaagttgCCAAATGCAACCTTGTTTAAGCCTCGAGAGCCTTACAAAAGATGCATAAGAGAGACATTTAAAGATTTTTCACCATCATCACTTCCCCTCATTGAAACTCTTCTTGCAATTGATCCAGCAGAACGTCAGACAGCCACAGCTGCCCTAAAGAGTGAA TTCTTCACAACAGAACCTTATGCTTGCGAACCTTCCAGTCTCCCAAAATATCCTCCAAGTAAGGAGATGGATGCTAAAAGACGAGATGATGAAGCTCGAAG ACTAAGAACTGCTAGCAAAGCCCAAGGTGATGCTGCAAAGAAACCACGAACACGTGAACGTCATGCTAGGGGAATGCCTGCATCTGATGCGAATGCAGAGCTCCCGTCCAATATTGAT AGAAGGCGTCTGATTAACCATGCAAATGCGAAAAGCAAGAGTGAAAAGTTCCCCCCGCCACATCAGGATGGAGCACTTGGGTATCCTTTAGGATCTTCACACCACATTGATCCTGCGCTCGTTCCTCCTGATGTCCCATTCAGCACCACCTCATTTACTTACTTGAAGGAGTCAATACAAACTTGGTCTGGCCCATTGGTCGATCCTGCTGGTGTTGGTGCTCCGAGGCGAAAGAAGAAGAATGCAGGTGACACACGAGAATTGTCAAAACTGCcaactggaaaaaataaaagcagaGATACTCAgttaaaaggaaagaagagcaTGGCTTGA
- the LOC7473909 gene encoding probable nucleolar protein 5-2, whose product MLLLFETPAGFALFKVLDEGKLSKVEDLGKEFSSPDSARKVVKLKAFSKFENTSEALESVTKIIESSTSKGLRKFLRANCDGETLAVADSKLGNAIKDKLKIECVHNNAVMELMRGVRSQLTELISGLATQDLAPMSLGLSHSLSRYKLKFSPDKVDTMIIQAIGLLDDLDKELNTYAMRVREWYGWHFPELAKIVQDNILYARSVKLMGSRDNAAKLDFSEILPEEVEAELKEAAVISMGSDVSDVDLMNIKELCDQVLSLSEYRAQLYDYLKNRMNTIAPNLTALVGELVGARLIAHGGSLLNLAKQPGSTVQILGAEKALFRALKTKHATPKYGLLYHASLVGQAPPKMKGKMSRSLAAKAALTIRYDALGDGQDDSMGLENRLKLEARLRNLEGKELGRSAGSAKGKPKIEAYDKDRKKGAGGLITPAKTYNPSADAILGQTPNSTARKVEEEEPAKEAPVTGEEKKEKKKKKRSEEETAVPSDRNGTAEQDGEAKKEKKKKKKHQAESDGVQNDAENAAEGGKKKKKRKHAEAEEDDEYETPSKKKEKKKKKKTEG is encoded by the exons ATGCTTTTGCTATTTGAGACACCGGCTGGCTTTGCCCTTTTTAAAGTTTTGGATGAAGGAAAGCTATCCAAAGTTGAG GATTTGGGGAAGGAATTTTCTAGCCCAGACTCAGCAAGAAAG GTGGTGAAGTTGAAAGCTTTTTCCAAATTTGAGAACACGTCCGAGGCTTTGGAATCTGTTACCAAAATTATTGAAAGCTCGACCAGCAAAGGTCTGAGGAAATTTTTGCGTGCTAACTGTGATGGTGAGACGTTAGCTGTGGCTGATTCAAAGCTTGGAAATGCAATCAAGGATAAACTG AAAATAGAATGTGTTCACAACAATGCTGTCATGGAATTGATGAGGGGTGTTAGGAGTCAGTTGACAGAACTTATATCCGGTTTAGCTACACAAGATTTGGCACCGATGAGCTTGGGTTTGTCTCACAGTCTTTCTCGATACAAACTGAAGTTCAGTCCTGATAAG GTTGACACAATGATCATTCAAGCCATTGGTTTGCTTGATGATCTTGATAAGGAGCTCAACACATATGCAATGAGAGTTCGGGAATGGTATGGTTGGCATTTTCCTGAGCTTGCTAAAATTGTACAAGACAACATCCTTTATGCCAGATCAGTGAAACTAATGGGTAGCCGTGATAATGCCGCAAAGCTTGATTTCTCTGAG ATACTGCCAGAAGAAGTTGAGGCAGAACTGAAGGAGGCGGCTGTGATATCTATGGGAAGTGATGTTAGTGATGTTGATTTGATGAATATCAAAGAACTCTGTGACCAGGTCTTATCTCTATCTGAATATAGAGCTCAGCTgtatgattatttaaaaaacaggaTGAATACCATTGCACCGAATTTGACCGCTCTTGTTGGAGAGCTTGTTGGAGCTCGGCTTATTGCCCATGGGGGTAGCTTGTTAAATCTTGCAAAGCAGCCTGGGAGCACAGTTCAGATTCTTGGGGCAGAAAAGGCTCTCTTCAGAGCTCTGAAAACAAAGCATGCAACTCCAAAATATGGGCTTCTTTATCATGCGTCCTTGGTCGGTCAGGCCCCCCCTAAGATGAAGGGTAAAATGTCCAGGTCACTAGCTGCAAAAGCTGCTCTCACAATCCGATATGATGCTCTTGGAGATGGCCAAGATGACTCTATGGGACTGGAGAACCGGCTAAAG CTTGAAGCACGATTAAGGAACCTCGAAGGTAAAGAACTGGGTCGTTCTGCTGGATCAGCTAAAGGCAAACCTAAGATAGAAGCTTACGACAAGGATAGGAAGAAGGGAGCTGGAGGACTGATAACTCCTGCCAAG ACATATAATCCTTCTGCAGATGCTATTCTTGGGCAAACACCAAATTCAACTGCTAGAAAGGTAGAAGAAGAGGAACCGGCAAAGGAGGCTCCAGTTACTggtgaagagaaaaaagagaagaagaagaagaagagatctgAAGAAGAAACAGCTGTGCCAAGTGACAGGAATGGAACTGCCGAACAGGATGGGGAagccaagaaagaaaagaagaaaaagaagaaacatcaaGCTGAGAGCGATGGTGTTCAAAATGATGCTGAAAATGCTGCTGAGGGaggcaagaagaaaaagaagcgAAAACATGCTGAAGCTGAAGAGGATGATGAATATGAAACACCaagcaagaagaaagaaaagaagaagaagaagaagaccgAGGGTTGA